A region from the Bactrocera dorsalis isolate Fly_Bdor chromosome 1, ASM2337382v1, whole genome shotgun sequence genome encodes:
- the LOC105233296 gene encoding uncharacterized protein LOC105233296, whose amino-acid sequence MNAPLKMLLHAKGITISAAFSIWLMCCCLPSAEPLVVPQELPSILSLIYSNIPPIKKGTDSRLGFGFRLGNHADFQVLLELGPQKNTRPIGEDADSENSFNKRQVSKAHRAHLLRKQAQEAFRQLASSTTSTTTERTANSWLESWSNAMHTNSNNAASSAGIAASKKKSAPKLAQNTTGKKQQQLESITPPAANTAEQSMMQLQMLYQMATSSSTTTTSPIDSQPSTEVPVMVVTPEPQLQRLRPTFVPYKGGSLNLGGPAGFTPRPLEDLALQTIAEQPSERKSKSEITKELMDVSLEQGE is encoded by the exons ATGAATGCCCCACTGAAAATGTTGTTGCACGCCAAAGGCATCACAATTTCGGCTGCTTTTAGTATATGGCTgatgtgctgttgtt TACCAAGCGCTGAACCACTCGTTGTGCCACAGGAGCTACCCTCCATACTATCACTTATCTACTCCAATATTCCACCCATAAAAAAAG GTACCGATTCTAGACTCGGCTTCGGTTTTCGGCTCGGCAATCATGCTGATTTCCAAGTTCTACTCGAACTGGGACCACAGAAGAACACACGTCCAATAGGCGAAGATGCCGATTCGGAGAACTCATTCAATAAGCGCCAAGTGAGCAAGGCGCATCGCGCACATCTGCTGCGCAAACAAGCGCAGGAAGCTTTTAGACAACTCGCAAGCAGCACAACGAGCACCACAACAGAACGCACAGCCAATAGTTGGCTTGAGAGTTGGTCGAATGCCATGCatacaaacagcaacaacgctGCCAGCAGTGCCGGCATAGCAGCCAGCAAAAAGAAATCGGCGCCGAAACTCGCACAAAACACGACGGGGAAGAAGCAACAGCAGCTGGAGAGTATCACGCCACCGGCCGCCAACACGGCAGAGCAGTCAATGATGCAGCTGCAAATGCTCTACCAAATGGCTACCAGCagtagcacaacaacaacatcaccaATAGATAGCCAGCCAAGTACCGAGGTGCCAGTTATGGTTGTAACGCCGGAGCCACAGTTGCAGCGATTACGTCCGACCTTTGTGCCATACAAAGGTGGTTCTTTGAACTTGGGCGGACCAGCGGGATTCACGCCACGCCCACTTGAGGATTTAGCGCTGCAGACAATCGCGGAGCAACCGAGTGAGCGCAAATCGAAAAGCGAAATAACCAAGGAGTTGATGGATGTGAGCCTTGAGCAGGGCGAGTAG